A single Oryza brachyantha chromosome 8, ObraRS2, whole genome shotgun sequence DNA region contains:
- the LOC102704166 gene encoding rRNA (cytosine-C(5))-methyltransferase NOP2C, with protein sequence MDPSASSSPAAAAAAAEDRYTYSPRLRWHPEVEEYFAAAYGRDRFARISEALAHPSRYSCIRVNTLKSSTDAVMHKLVNLVDQNGLCGGINGLEIAQKNGGEQAPEGSSLVHKCPYSGLENVLFVQGSGPHALRYDSQPNQSIKEVIVSRKCAESVLRGAQVYIPGVLACSSHVEKGDKVAVSVAIEQPAEDGGWTVGITRGTVLQGLQSDAHYEERKGLYIGQGITAMSRSGIFRVPHGVAVEMTERVYKLPSFNDVLEGEIFLQNLPSVVAARVLDPQPGERILDMCAAPGGKTTAIAILMKDQGEIVALDRSHNKVMDILKLAAEMDLNCIKAYKLDALKSVRKTNEANNTGMASNCTDTIVTLVDSEPCHTKVDAGITNASEDSSIISVTQIDNKRPDDKRYVSKVDLRKNLRRIRNGPGRNNCSGGRVQNSKGFLPNSFDRVLLDAPCSALGLRPRLFAGEDTLESLRNHARYQRRMFDQAVKLVRSGGVIVYSTCTINPGENEALVRYALETYKFLSLGSQHPKVGGRGIVGSCELLNKTYTEEWLTEHESELVQRFDPSSSLDTIGFFIAKFDVGQKES encoded by the exons aTGGatccctccgcctcctcctctcccgcggcagcggccgcggcggctgaGGACCGGTACACGTACAGCCCGAGGCTGCGGTGGCACCCGGAGGTGGAGGAGTacttcgccgccgcctacgGCCGCGACCGCTTTGCCCGGATCTCCGAAGCCCTCGC GCATCCTTCTCGTTATTCTTGTATCCGTGTCAATACCCTGAAGTCTTCCACTGATGCTGTCATGCATAAACTGGTGAATTTGGTAGATCAAAATGGACTCTGTGGTGGAATTAATGGTTTGGAGATAGCTCAGAAGAATGGTGGAGAGCAAGCACCTGAAGGGAGCTCTCTTGTGCATAAGTGCCCATATTCTGGCCTTGAAAACGTTTTGTTTGTACAAGGCTCAGGACCCCATGCACTGCGTTATGATAGCCAACCTAACCAATCTATCAAGGAAGTGATTGTAAGTCGAAAATGTGCAGAGTCGGTTCTTAGAGGAGCTCAG GTCTATATCCCAGGAGTTTTAGCTTGCAGCTCACATGTTGAAAAGGGTGACAAGGTTGCAGTGTCAGTCGCTATTGAACAGCCTGCTGAGGATGGTGGTTGGACTGTTGGTATAACTCGAGGAACTGTTTTACAGGGATTGCAGTCAG ATGCACATTATGAAGAAAGGAAGGGTTTGTATATTGGTCAAGGGATAACGGCAATGTCAAGGTCCGGAATATTTCGTGTTCCTCATGGAGTTGCAGTTGAGATGACTGAGAGGGTATACAAGCTTCCATCTTTCAATG ATGTGCTTGAAGGGGAGATATTTCTTCAAAATTTGCCAAGTGTTGTGGCTGCTCGCGTCCTTG ATCCCCAGCCTGGAGAGCGGATTCTGGACATGTGTGCTGCCCCAGGTGGGAAAACAACAGCAATTGCTATCCTTATGAAAGACCAAGGAGAAATTGTGGCCCTAGATAGATCTCACAACAAG GTGATGGACATTTTGAAGTTGGCTGCTGAGATGGACCTAAACTGTATAAAAGCTTATAAGCTTGATGCTCTCAAATCTGTACGGAAGACCAATGAGGCAAATAATACTGGCATGGCAAGTAACTGCACTGACACAATTGTGACACTGGTGGACTCTGAGCCTTGTCATACTAAAGTTGATGCCGGGATTACTAATGCCAGTGAAGACAGCTCCATTATATCAGTCACGCAGATCG ATAACAAAAGACCAGATGATAAAAGATATGTTAGCAAGGTGGACCTCAGGAAGAACTTAAGGCGAATAAGGAACGGACCAGGAAGAAATAACTGCTCAGGTGGTAgagttcaaaattcaaaaggaTTTTTGCCCAATAGCTTTGACCGTGTCCTCCTTGATGCTCCATGTTCTGCCCTTGGCTTAAGGCCTCGCCTCTTTGCTGGTGAG GACACACTGGAATCATTGAGAAATCATGCGAGGTACCAGAGAAGAATGTTTGATCAAGCTGTCAAGCTAGTACGCTCTggtggggtgattgtttattCCAC GTGTACTATAAATCCAGGAGAGAATGAAGCTTTGGTCAGATATGCGTTGGAAACGTACAAGTTTTTGTCACTTGGATCACAG CACCCCAAAGTTGGAGGACGTGGTATTGTTGGTTCGTGTGAGCTATTGAACAAGACATATACCGA GGAATGGTTAACGGAGCATGAATCAGAACTTGTCCAGAGATTTGACCCATCATCATCCTTGGATACAATTGGTTTCTTCATTGCAAAGTTTGATGTTGGGCAGAAAGAGTCTTGA
- the LOC102703887 gene encoding phosphoenolpyruvate carboxylase 2-like: MAGKVEKMASIDAQLRMLAPAKLSEDDKLVEYDALLLDRFLDILQDLHGDDLREMVQECYEIAAEYEGKHDSQKLSELGNMLTSLDPGDSIVMAKAFSHMLNLANLAEEVQIAYRRRIKLKKGDFADENSALTESDIEETFKRLVVDLKKSPAEVFDALKSQTVDLVLTAHPTQSVRRSLLQKHSRIRNCLVQLYSKDITPDDKQELDEALQREIQAAFRTDEIRRTQPTPQDEMRAGMSYFHETIWKGVPKFLRRLDTALKNIGIDERVPYNAPLIQFSSWMGGDRDGNPRVTPEVTRDVCLLARMMASNLYCSQIEDLMFELSMWRCNDELRARADELHLSSKKDAKHYIEFWKKVPPSEPYRVVLSDVRDKLYNTRERARQLLSSGHSDILEETTLTSVEEFLEPLELCYGSLCACGDRVIADGTLLDFLRQVSTFGLCLVRLDIRQESDRHTDVLDAITTYLGIGSYREWSEERRQDWLLSELNGKRPLFGPDLPQTDEVADVLDTFRVIAELPADNFGAYIISMATAPSDVLAVELLQRECHVKTPLRVVPLFEKLADLEGAPAAVARLFSIDWYRERINGKQEVMIGYSDSGKDAGRLSAAWQLYKSQEELINVAKEFGVKLTMFHGRGGTVGRGGGPTHLAILSQPPDTIHGSLRVTVQGEVIEQSFGEEHLCFRTLQRFTAATLEHGMRPPIAPKPEWRALLDEMAVVATKEYRSIVFQEPRFVEYFRLATPEMEYGRMNIGSRPSKRKPSGGIESLRAIPWIFAWTQTRFHLPVWLGFGAAFRHILEKDIRNLHVLQEMYNEWPFFRVTIDLVEMVFAKGDPGIAALYDKLLVSEELWPLGEKLRANYEETKQLLLQVAGHKDLLEGDLYLKQRLRLRDAYITTLNVCQAYTMKRIRDPGYHVTLRPHMSREIVDCSKPAAELVKLNPTSEYAPGLEDTLILTMKGIAAGMQNTG; the protein is encoded by the exons GACCTCCGCGAGATG GTTCAAGAGTGCTATGAGATTGCTGCTGAGTATGAAGGGAAGCATGACTCCCAAAAGCTTTCTGAACTTGGCAACATGTTGACAAGCTTGGATCCTGGTGACTCCATTGTGATGGCCAAAGCTTTCTCCCACATGCTTAATTTAGCTAACTTGGCTGAGGAGGTCCAGATTGCATACAGGAGGAGAATCAAGCTCAAGAAGGGTGACTTTGCTGATGAGAACTCGGCACTCACAGAATCTGACATTGAAGAAACTTTTAAGAGGCTTGTTGTTGACCTGAAGAAATCACCAGCAGAGGTCTTTGATGCCCTTAAGAGTCAGACTGTTGACCTGGTTTTGACTGCACATCCAACACAGTCAGTGAGGAGGTCACTGCTTCAAAAACACTCAAG GATAAGGAATTGTTTGGTTCAACTGTACTCAAAGGATATCACACCAGATGATAAACAGGAGCTTGACGAGGCTCTCCAGAGGGAG ATTCAAGCAGCCTTTAGAACTGATGAGATCCGAAGAACCCAGCCAACTCCTCAGGATGAAATGAGGGCTGGTATGAGTTACTTTCATGAGACAATATGGAAAGGTGTTCCGAAGTTCTTACGCCGTCTGGACACTGCCTTGAAGAACATCGGAATCGACGAGCGTGTTCCTTATAATGCACCTCTCATTCAGTTCTCTTCTTGGATGGGAGGAGATCGTGATG GAAATCCAAGAGTGACACCAGAGGTCACAAGGGATGTCTGCTTGCTTGCTAGAATGATGGCTTCAAATTTATACTGCTCACAGATTGAGGATCTCATGTTTGAG TTGTCTATGTGGCGATGCAATGATGAGCTTCGGGCAAGAGCAGATGAGCTGCATCTCTCCTCGAAGAAAGATGCAAAGCACTATATAG AATTCTGGAAGAAGGTTCCCCCCAGCGAGCCATATCGAGTCGTTCTAAGTGACGTGAGAGACAAGCTATACAACACACGTGAACGAGCACGCCAGTTATTATCCAGTGGACATTCTGACATCCTTGAAGAAACCACTCTCACCAGTGTTGAAGAG TTCTTAGAGCCTCTGGAGCTATGTTACGGGTCACTCTGCGCTTGCGGTGACCGTGTGATCGCGGATGGGACCCTTCTGGACTTCTTACGCCAGGTTTCTACCTTTGGGCTGTGCCTTGTGAGGCTTGACATCAGGCAAGAATCTGACAGGCACACTGACGTCCTCGATGCCATCACCACATACCTAGGAATAGGCTCATACCGCGAGTGGTCCGAGGAACGCCGCCAGGACTGGCTCTTGTCTGAACTCAATGGGAAGCGCCCATTGTTCGGCCCGGACCTTCCCCAGACTGACGAGGTCGCAGACGTTCTGGACACATTCCGTGTGATAGCCGAGCTTCCTGCCGACAATTTCGGAGCATATATCATCTCCATGGCGACAGCTCCATCGGACGTGCTTGCTGTCGAGCTCCTCCAGCGCGAATGCCATGTGAAGACACCATTGAGGGTCGTCCCACTGTTTGAGAAGCTGGCTGATCTTGAAGGTGCCCCAGCAGCAGTGGCCAGACTGTTCTCCATAGATTGGTACAGGGAGAGAATAAACGGCAAGCAGGAGGTCATGATCGGCTACTCGGACTCGGGCAAGGACGCCGGCCGTCTCTCGGCCGCTTGGCAGCTGTACAAGTCTCAGGAGGAGCTCATCAATGTCGCCAAGGAGTTTGGGGTGAAGCTGACAATGTTCCATGGCCGTGGTGGGACTGTTGGAAGAGGAGGTGGCCCGACTCACCTTGCTATCCTGTCTCAGCCGCCTGACACCATCCATGGATCTCTTCGGGTCACTGTCCAAGGCGAAGTCATCGAGCAGTCCTTCGGTGAGGAGCACCTCTGCTTCAGGACGCTGCAGCGCTTCACGGCTGCCACCCTGGAGCATGGCATGCGTCCACCCATTGCACCGAAGCCAGAATGGCGCGCGCTGCTCGATGAGATGGCCGTGGTGGCCACCAAGGAGTACCGGTCCATCGTCTTCCAGGAACCGCGCTTCGTCGAGTACTTCCGCCTT GCAACACCGGAGATGGAATACGGGAGGATGAACATAGGGAGCCGGCCGTCGAAGAGGAAGCCGAGCGGCGGCATCGAGTCGCTGCGCGCCATCCCGTGGATCTTCGCGTGGACGCAGACCCGGTTCCACCTCCCCGTCTGGCTCGGCTTCGGCGCCGCCTTCAGGCACATCCTGGAGAAGGACATCAGGAACCTCCACGTCCTCCAGGAGATGTACAACGAGTGGCCCTTCTTCAGGGTCACCATCGATCTGGTGGAGATGGTCTTCGCCAAGGGCGACCCCGGCATCGCCGCGCTGTACGACAAGCTCCTCGTCTCCGAGGAGCTGTGGCCTCTGGGCGAGAAGCTGAGGGCCAACTATGAAGAAACCAAACAGCTTCTCCTTCAG GTTGCTGGACACAAGGATCTTCTCGAGGGCGATCTATACCTGAAGCAGCGGCTTCGGCTCCGCGACGCCTACATCACCACCCTGAACGTGTGCCAGGCGTACACGATGAAGCGAATCCGCGACCCGGGTTACCACGTGACGCTGCGGCCTCACATGTCCAGGGAGATCGTGGACTGCTCcaagccggcggcggagctggtgAAGCTGAACCCGACCAGCGAGTACGCGCCTGGGCTGGAGGACACCCTCATCCTCACCATGAAGGGCATTGCTGCCGGCATGCAGAACACCGGTTAA